Proteins from a genomic interval of Nitrospina gracilis Nb-211:
- the aroF gene encoding 3-deoxy-7-phosphoheptulonate synthase gives MIVVLKPDTSPEEVQAVKDKIRENGFTPHEIQGVERKVIGAVGDEHFKDHLMEVLDSMSGVEDVIPILKPYKLAGREIKNANSVVECNGFAIGGDRLALIAGPCSVESHDQMMATASSVKHAGANMLRGGAFKPRTSPYSFQGLEEEGLKLLKEAKEATGLPIVTEVMNPGDVELVARYADVLQVGARNVQNFSLLKELGKVKKPVLLKRGMMTTIKEFLMSAEYILSEGNKDVILCERGIRTFETATRNTLDIACVPVLKRETHLPIVIDPSHATGHWDLVEPMARAAVAAGADGLMIEVHPDPVNAFSDGPQSLKPSKFVRLVENIRPFVQLMGRTL, from the coding sequence ATGATCGTAGTGCTCAAGCCGGACACCTCCCCGGAGGAAGTCCAGGCCGTGAAGGATAAAATCAGGGAAAACGGCTTCACTCCCCATGAAATCCAGGGCGTGGAACGCAAGGTCATCGGTGCTGTCGGCGACGAACATTTCAAGGATCACTTGATGGAAGTGCTCGATTCCATGTCCGGCGTCGAGGACGTGATCCCCATCCTCAAACCGTACAAGCTGGCCGGACGCGAAATCAAAAACGCCAATTCGGTGGTCGAGTGCAACGGCTTCGCCATCGGCGGCGACCGCCTGGCGCTGATCGCCGGTCCCTGCTCGGTGGAAAGCCACGACCAGATGATGGCCACCGCCAGCTCGGTCAAACACGCCGGGGCCAACATGTTGCGCGGCGGGGCTTTCAAACCGCGCACGTCTCCGTACAGCTTTCAGGGACTGGAAGAGGAAGGACTCAAACTCCTGAAGGAAGCGAAGGAAGCTACGGGCCTGCCCATCGTCACCGAAGTCATGAACCCCGGCGATGTGGAACTGGTGGCGCGCTATGCCGACGTGCTGCAAGTGGGCGCGCGCAACGTGCAGAACTTCTCGCTGTTAAAGGAACTCGGCAAGGTGAAAAAACCCGTGCTGTTGAAGCGCGGCATGATGACCACCATCAAGGAGTTCCTCATGTCCGCGGAATACATCCTGTCCGAAGGCAACAAGGACGTCATCCTGTGCGAGCGCGGCATCCGCACCTTCGAAACCGCCACCCGCAACACGCTGGACATCGCCTGCGTGCCGGTGCTCAAACGTGAAACCCATCTGCCGATCGTCATCGATCCCAGCCATGCCACCGGTCATTGGGATCTGGTGGAGCCGATGGCCCGCGCCGCCGTGGCCGCCGGAGCGGACGGATTGATGATAGAGGTGCATCCGGATCCGGTGAATGCCTTCTCCGACGGGCCGCAGTCGCTCAAGCCGTCGAAGTTCGTGCGGCTGGTGGAAAACATCCGCCCCTTTGTCCAACTCATGGGACGGACCCTGTAA
- a CDS encoding M23 family metallopeptidase has product MDLEPPQESSLLKDQDWPQKKKGPSPFWVVLYTLMGVGTFFFFNKDTDLVRDLLGLVPQKPVQEMVEATPLAPAVDWVEQKAKDLPTEGGWIAGDAETFMAELESSVLPEVQKTAYDPSALEQRRLHTLDLEVKQSLTHSLCARLPADDCKHLSAYAARILSWYLDVSHAVRPGDRLSLVYEEIESEERFRILKLVYDSRFLKQVIEANYYRAPNMKYGSYFDASGRELFPRLRSHRAPIREYEAITSLPGDYRRGKVDGHHGTDFKAEVGTPIYASFHGRVTRTNWNRSHNGYCIEIVHPREGVRTLYLHLDQVMVRRGEYVKRGQQIGTSGNTGRSFAPHLHYEVRRLGKDGRIHNPFEFKHHKTHVRRIPTQAMGEFGSRVRHYDALLEGKPFMQVKAESQKKANS; this is encoded by the coding sequence ATGGACTTGGAACCGCCGCAGGAATCTTCCTTATTAAAAGATCAAGACTGGCCGCAGAAGAAAAAAGGCCCCAGCCCGTTCTGGGTGGTGCTGTACACGCTGATGGGTGTTGGCACCTTTTTTTTCTTCAATAAAGACACCGACCTGGTGCGCGATCTGCTCGGTCTGGTTCCGCAGAAACCGGTGCAGGAGATGGTGGAAGCCACGCCACTGGCTCCGGCGGTGGACTGGGTCGAGCAAAAGGCCAAAGACCTGCCGACGGAAGGTGGCTGGATCGCCGGTGATGCGGAGACCTTCATGGCGGAGCTGGAATCGTCCGTTCTCCCGGAGGTGCAGAAGACAGCGTACGACCCTTCCGCGCTGGAACAACGCAGACTGCACACGCTGGACCTGGAAGTGAAACAGTCGCTCACGCATTCGTTGTGCGCGCGCCTGCCCGCCGACGACTGCAAGCACCTGTCCGCCTATGCCGCGCGCATCCTTTCCTGGTATCTCGACGTCAGCCACGCGGTGCGCCCGGGCGACCGCCTGTCCCTCGTCTATGAGGAGATTGAGAGCGAGGAACGGTTTCGCATTCTCAAGCTGGTGTACGACAGCCGCTTTCTGAAGCAGGTGATCGAAGCCAATTACTACCGCGCGCCCAACATGAAATACGGCAGTTATTTCGATGCATCGGGGCGCGAACTGTTTCCGCGCCTGCGCAGCCACAGAGCCCCCATTCGCGAATATGAAGCCATCACCTCGCTTCCCGGCGATTACCGCCGGGGCAAGGTGGACGGGCATCACGGCACCGACTTCAAGGCTGAAGTGGGAACACCCATTTACGCCAGTTTTCACGGACGTGTCACCCGCACAAACTGGAACCGCAGTCACAACGGGTATTGCATCGAGATCGTGCACCCGCGCGAAGGCGTGCGCACGCTGTATCTGCACCTCGACCAGGTGATGGTGCGGCGCGGTGAATACGTGAAGCGCGGCCAGCAGATCGGCACCTCCGGCAACACCGGCCGCAGTTTCGCGCCGCATCTACATTACGAAGTGCGCCGCCTGGGCAAGGATGGCCGCATTCACAACCCGTTCGAGTTCAAACACCACAAAACCCACGTGCGCCGCATCCCCACGCAGGCGATGGGCGAGTTTGGCTCCCGCGTTCGTCATTACGACGCATTACTGGAAGGAAAGCCCTTCATGCAGGTCAAGGCCGAATCGCAAAAGAAAGCCAATTCCTGA
- a CDS encoding DUF294 nucleotidyltransferase-like domain-containing protein produces MLELYQTNRKQAREYRESLVSQLDQLTDPRDLPSIQDNNPQPFYLEFKKKLTQFVQKETELLQKELQQSENSHLLLLKRTALVDAVVQVAFARAVWMCNRERAEPWGNNDFPVAVIARGGYGREEMYFHSDVDMQIVVRTGATEEQKERGYQLITFFDYLLVYQDIFPTAASTGHSEIDTENLDLKESELAAFHSLLEHRMVAGNPLVYREFTSSIKTASLIHKDKIIEHCFQYKNYFEVPNTVFRQEPNLKEELRRLYWALSLVRIREGYQNINQFELLVELYNAGKLSTAAFKNMKKALNFVSRMRLFLHCHQKGAHRDVLSYEVREIIAESMGYAGKVREFFQEYFFNAVLPMKRFSRNLFWDGVTPSTEKMRRLSPDFALNSESQIVLQEGKEDVTWDSPLPILELFVWVSRKNYFLSYPVVRAIERHADQMMPMFQSGADQARIQQLFHAILRGKHFARALRYLHEFRLLENFFIPEFKNLSGLLQDIYVHLFPTDIHVLAALDALNRLDIDPEADPFLTELYHSLKDKAGMRLSVLLHDIGKGLKTEGENEELVGSRAVPHILEKLGFGKNQKMIRDIAFLVEKHLMMRDLMLLDPDDDTTYEMIWDLVEKNVERLKMLILLTYADRAGTKMKMTQTQIDQLKYFYQFTLQFKKRESVSIPVKQEFLKMIRLPRDLQSQLQIYDQFKKSREGFATELFYKPEHPAELVVCTRDQRGLLYKIAAVLAFNHLSIIEANVHTLDNNVFDIFKVVSATGEPIDFSNFFFIQKQVIEDLRRVFVGNLDIASLYRGRPLTSSHEASKYKDIKLKVSIIGRTVKVETHDILGTMMMETKVFSDLNMKIDRAVIHTTLENASNVFYVRPEDVRKIMQEEDKFKTQLKNALRPLIEIKPIFPNEPAEVA; encoded by the coding sequence ATGCTTGAACTGTATCAGACCAACCGAAAGCAAGCGCGGGAATACAGGGAGAGTCTCGTCTCCCAACTGGACCAACTCACCGACCCGCGAGACCTGCCTTCCATCCAGGACAACAACCCCCAGCCGTTTTACCTGGAATTCAAAAAGAAGCTCACGCAGTTCGTGCAAAAGGAAACCGAGCTTCTGCAGAAAGAGCTCCAGCAATCCGAGAACAGCCACCTCCTGCTCCTCAAACGCACGGCGCTGGTCGACGCGGTGGTGCAGGTGGCGTTTGCCCGCGCGGTATGGATGTGCAACCGCGAACGCGCGGAACCGTGGGGCAACAACGATTTCCCGGTGGCGGTGATCGCGCGCGGCGGTTACGGCCGCGAGGAGATGTATTTCCACTCCGATGTGGACATGCAGATCGTGGTCCGCACCGGCGCCACGGAAGAACAAAAGGAACGTGGCTACCAGCTCATCACTTTCTTCGATTACCTGCTGGTGTACCAGGACATCTTTCCCACCGCCGCCAGCACGGGCCATTCGGAAATCGATACCGAAAATCTGGACTTGAAGGAAAGCGAACTCGCCGCGTTTCACTCCCTGCTGGAACACCGCATGGTGGCCGGGAATCCATTGGTATACCGGGAGTTCACCAGCTCCATCAAGACGGCGAGCCTCATCCATAAGGATAAGATCATCGAGCACTGCTTCCAGTACAAGAACTACTTTGAAGTGCCGAACACGGTGTTCCGTCAGGAGCCGAACCTGAAGGAGGAACTGCGCCGCCTGTACTGGGCGCTCAGCCTGGTGCGCATCCGCGAAGGCTACCAGAATATCAACCAGTTCGAATTGCTGGTGGAATTGTACAACGCGGGCAAGCTGAGCACGGCGGCATTCAAGAACATGAAAAAGGCACTCAACTTCGTCTCGCGCATGCGGCTGTTTTTACACTGCCACCAGAAAGGCGCGCACCGCGATGTGCTGAGTTACGAGGTCCGGGAAATCATCGCGGAGTCGATGGGCTACGCCGGCAAAGTGCGCGAGTTTTTCCAGGAATACTTTTTCAACGCGGTCCTGCCGATGAAACGGTTCAGCCGCAACCTGTTCTGGGACGGCGTGACACCTTCCACGGAAAAAATGCGGCGGCTGTCGCCGGATTTCGCCCTCAACTCGGAGTCGCAGATCGTGCTCCAGGAAGGCAAGGAGGATGTGACGTGGGACTCGCCCCTGCCGATCCTCGAATTGTTCGTGTGGGTGTCGCGCAAGAATTACTTTCTCTCGTACCCCGTCGTGCGCGCCATCGAACGCCACGCCGACCAGATGATGCCGATGTTCCAGAGCGGCGCGGACCAGGCGCGGATTCAGCAATTGTTCCACGCCATTCTGCGCGGCAAACATTTCGCCCGCGCGCTCCGCTACCTGCACGAGTTCCGCTTGCTGGAGAACTTTTTCATTCCCGAATTCAAAAACCTGAGCGGCCTCCTGCAGGACATTTACGTGCACCTGTTCCCGACGGACATTCACGTGCTGGCGGCCTTGGACGCGCTCAACCGGCTGGACATCGATCCGGAAGCCGACCCTTTCCTCACCGAGCTGTACCATTCGCTCAAGGACAAGGCGGGCATGCGCCTGTCGGTACTCCTGCACGACATCGGCAAGGGGCTCAAAACGGAGGGTGAAAACGAGGAACTGGTGGGATCGCGCGCGGTGCCGCACATCCTGGAAAAACTGGGCTTCGGCAAGAACCAGAAGATGATCCGCGACATCGCGTTTCTCGTTGAGAAACACCTCATGATGCGCGACCTCATGTTGCTCGACCCGGACGACGACACGACGTACGAAATGATCTGGGACCTGGTGGAGAAGAACGTCGAGCGGCTCAAGATGCTCATCCTCCTCACCTACGCCGACCGCGCGGGCACCAAGATGAAGATGACGCAGACGCAGATCGACCAGCTCAAGTACTTCTACCAGTTCACGCTTCAGTTCAAGAAACGCGAGAGCGTGTCGATCCCGGTGAAGCAGGAGTTTCTGAAAATGATCCGCCTGCCGCGCGACCTGCAATCGCAGTTGCAGATCTACGACCAGTTCAAGAAATCGCGGGAGGGCTTCGCCACCGAATTGTTCTACAAGCCGGAGCACCCGGCGGAACTCGTCGTGTGCACGCGGGACCAGCGGGGCCTGTTGTACAAAATCGCGGCGGTGCTGGCGTTCAATCACCTGAGCATCATCGAGGCCAACGTGCACACGCTGGACAACAACGTGTTCGACATTTTCAAGGTGGTCAGCGCCACCGGCGAGCCGATTGATTTCTCCAATTTCTTCTTCATCCAGAAGCAGGTGATCGAAGACCTGAGACGCGTGTTCGTCGGCAACCTCGACATCGCTTCGCTGTACCGGGGACGCCCCTTGACCTCCAGCCATGAGGCCAGCAAGTACAAGGACATCAAGCTGAAGGTCTCCATCATCGGCCGTACGGTGAAGGTGGAGACGCACGACATCCTGGGGACCATGATGATGGAGACCAAGGTGTTCTCCGACCTGAACATGAAAATCGACCGGGCGGTGATCCACACCACGCTGGAAAACGCGTCCAACGTGTTTTACGTGCGGCCGGAGGATGTGCGCAAGATCATGCAGGAAGAGGACAAGTTCAAAACCCAACTCAAAAACGCCCTTCGGCCGTTGATCGAGATCAAACCGATTTTTCCCAACGAACCGGCGGAAGTGGCCTGA
- the pgeF gene encoding peptidoglycan editing factor PgeF: protein MSVRIPIHSIPGLDACSRLVHGISPRCADHEDGSVEPLRLGREDMENASAEHRRWFLQSLGIEHDRLFLAKQVHSDRVVVIDRDSMTPAQVGQQEADALVTNLRNIPLGVMTADCVPIILYDEKAHAVGVVHAGRRGTQQGILSRTLDAMKVIYGSRPERMVLGFGPSIGPCCYEVDDDCIAPFQNRGGGWRAFSTPGKPGKFMLDLWMANRMEAERAGIGPDRIHLHGECTACRTDRWFSYRKEGQTGRMITLAMLKD, encoded by the coding sequence ATGAGCGTTCGTATTCCAATTCACTCGATACCCGGTTTGGACGCGTGTTCGCGGCTGGTGCACGGCATCAGTCCGCGTTGCGCGGACCATGAAGATGGGAGCGTCGAACCGTTGCGCCTGGGAAGGGAGGATATGGAGAACGCGTCGGCGGAACACCGCCGGTGGTTTTTGCAATCGTTGGGCATCGAACACGACCGCCTGTTCCTGGCGAAGCAGGTGCACAGCGACCGCGTGGTGGTGATCGACCGCGATTCGATGACGCCCGCACAGGTGGGCCAGCAGGAAGCGGATGCGCTGGTGACCAACCTGCGAAACATTCCCCTTGGCGTGATGACCGCCGACTGCGTTCCTATCATCCTCTACGACGAGAAGGCGCATGCGGTGGGCGTGGTGCACGCCGGGCGGCGCGGCACCCAGCAGGGCATCCTGAGCCGCACCCTCGATGCGATGAAGGTGATCTACGGAAGCCGCCCGGAACGGATGGTGCTGGGGTTCGGCCCATCCATCGGCCCCTGTTGTTATGAAGTGGATGACGATTGCATCGCCCCGTTTCAGAACCGTGGCGGCGGATGGCGGGCGTTCAGCACTCCGGGCAAACCAGGCAAGTTCATGCTGGATCTGTGGATGGCCAACCGCATGGAAGCGGAACGGGCGGGCATCGGCCCGGACCGCATTCACCTGCATGGAGAATGCACCGCGTGCCGCACCGACCGCTGGTTCTCCTACCGTAAAGAAGGGCAGACCGGTCGCATGATCACCCTCGCCATGCTGAAAGACTGA
- a CDS encoding SPL family radical SAM protein, with product MRFKPDLIVLDAPAANHPFTQRVLEAVPGVPVRRDHTPERAVETLREEAVDVFGAAKHQLALTTFKGSFLKKCPGLSPGMVCCNYYIVNLIKNCVYDCSYCFLQDFLENNPLLTAFVNIDDLLGELEEEFRLHPDRSFRVGTGEVTDSLALDDLLPYTDYLVPFFNRQSNAVLELKTKSDCVDNLLKQSDPTNVIVSWSLNPEEIVEQEEIGTPSLTQRLDAARRCGAHGFRVGIHLDPVILFDGWEAAYRRLIGQMFDTLPAHQLEWISLGSFRYRPNLKRVMQERHPRTRLLTQEHVAGADGKFRYLRPLRNHAYDTLRTLIKQRAPEVDVYLCMETKEVWEGVTGHLPRADESLDRFFDF from the coding sequence GTGCGCTTCAAACCCGACCTCATCGTGCTGGACGCCCCTGCGGCGAACCATCCCTTCACCCAAAGGGTACTGGAGGCCGTGCCCGGCGTGCCCGTGCGCCGCGACCACACCCCGGAAAGAGCCGTGGAAACCCTGCGCGAGGAAGCCGTGGATGTGTTCGGCGCGGCCAAGCATCAGCTCGCGCTCACCACCTTCAAGGGGTCGTTCCTCAAAAAGTGTCCGGGTCTCAGCCCCGGCATGGTGTGTTGCAATTATTACATCGTCAATTTGATAAAAAACTGCGTGTACGATTGCTCCTACTGCTTTTTGCAGGATTTTCTGGAGAACAATCCCCTGCTCACCGCGTTCGTCAACATCGACGACCTGCTGGGTGAATTGGAAGAGGAATTTCGCCTACACCCGGACCGATCGTTCCGCGTCGGCACCGGCGAGGTGACCGACAGCCTGGCGCTGGACGACCTCCTGCCCTACACCGATTACCTGGTGCCGTTTTTCAACCGGCAGTCCAACGCCGTGCTGGAACTCAAAACCAAATCCGACTGCGTGGACAACCTGCTGAAGCAATCCGATCCCACCAACGTCATCGTGTCGTGGTCGCTGAACCCGGAAGAGATCGTCGAACAGGAAGAGATCGGCACGCCGTCACTGACCCAGCGCCTGGATGCGGCGCGCCGGTGCGGGGCGCACGGGTTTCGGGTGGGGATTCATCTCGACCCGGTGATTCTGTTCGACGGCTGGGAAGCGGCCTACCGGCGGTTGATCGGGCAGATGTTCGATACTTTGCCGGCGCATCAGCTGGAATGGATCAGCCTCGGCAGTTTCCGTTACCGTCCGAACCTGAAACGCGTCATGCAGGAACGGCACCCGCGCACGCGCCTGCTCACGCAGGAGCACGTCGCGGGCGCGGATGGAAAATTCCGCTACCTGCGACCTCTACGCAACCACGCCTACGACACCCTGCGCACCCTCATCAAACAACGCGCGCCGGAGGTGGATGTCTATCTGTGCATGGAGACAAAAGAAGTATGGGAAGGCGTCACCGGCCATCTGCCGCGCGCGGACGAATCGCTCGACCGCTTTTTCGATTTTTGA
- the dnaN gene encoding DNA polymerase III subunit beta, whose product MEIKIGRDAFLNGVHKVQGIVESKGAMPILSHTLISTEKKGVYLQATDLEIGMKRFCPANVVAQGSVTVNARKLFDILKELPDLEVTLKKEDNDWVTITCGKSKFRLPGLAAADYPKLPEYSEEPLMEFSGPQLREMIRKTYFAISPDETRQALNGLLLEKEDNHVNLVGTDGHRMTFIKRPLLKANADKVDKSGYLLPKKLLTELLKLMESDEATCSFSVKDNQLAFIQEQQVIVSRKIDGKFPNYRQVIPGDNNLKVTVNTESLAHALKRVALLADEKSKMVRFDITPGQMTLVSEGTEIGNATEELEINYDGEPVSIGLNARYILDVLAVVEEPEVVMNLKDENHSCLLTINDDKDYLSIVMPMRL is encoded by the coding sequence ATGGAAATCAAAATTGGACGCGACGCCTTTCTCAACGGGGTGCACAAGGTTCAGGGCATCGTGGAAAGCAAAGGCGCCATGCCGATCCTGTCCCATACGCTGATCTCCACTGAAAAAAAAGGCGTTTACTTGCAGGCGACCGACCTCGAAATCGGCATGAAACGGTTCTGCCCGGCGAACGTGGTCGCGCAGGGGTCGGTCACCGTCAACGCCCGCAAGCTGTTCGACATACTGAAAGAGCTCCCGGACCTGGAGGTGACGCTGAAAAAGGAGGACAACGACTGGGTGACGATCACCTGCGGCAAGTCGAAGTTCCGCCTGCCCGGTCTGGCCGCGGCCGATTACCCGAAGCTTCCGGAATACAGCGAAGAGCCGCTCATGGAATTCAGCGGTCCGCAACTGCGGGAGATGATCCGCAAAACCTATTTCGCCATCTCGCCGGACGAAACCCGGCAGGCGCTGAATGGTCTGTTGCTGGAGAAGGAGGACAATCACGTCAACCTGGTCGGCACCGACGGCCACCGCATGACGTTCATCAAGCGGCCCCTGCTCAAAGCCAACGCCGACAAGGTGGACAAGTCCGGCTACCTTCTGCCCAAAAAACTGCTGACCGAGTTGTTGAAGCTGATGGAAAGCGACGAGGCCACCTGTTCGTTTTCCGTGAAGGACAACCAGCTCGCGTTCATCCAGGAACAGCAGGTCATCGTGTCGCGCAAGATCGACGGCAAGTTTCCCAATTATCGGCAGGTGATCCCCGGCGACAACAATCTCAAGGTGACGGTCAATACCGAGTCGCTGGCGCACGCGCTGAAACGCGTGGCCCTGCTTGCAGACGAAAAATCGAAGATGGTGCGGTTCGACATCACGCCGGGACAGATGACGCTGGTGTCCGAAGGAACGGAGATCGGCAACGCCACCGAGGAGCTGGAGATCAATTACGACGGCGAGCCGGTGTCCATCGGCCTCAACGCACGCTACATTCTCGATGTGCTGGCGGTGGTGGAGGAGCCGGAGGTGGTGATGAACCTGAAAGACGAAAACCACTCCTGCCTGCTGACCATCAACGACGACAAGGATTACCTGTCCATCGTCATGCCCATGCGGCTGTGA
- a CDS encoding class I SAM-dependent rRNA methyltransferase: MRSGKIKIKVSKTVQKRILNGDPWVRFYQMKDRKVSGSAGELGVVYDSANKFLAIGLFDPYSDIRLRILQTRQPVIVDRDFFMQRLRAAAALRQGLTVEGTTGYRLVNGENDALPGLVVDRYAETQIVKVYTSAWLPHLPILVALLTEEFGAERLILRLSRHVQKVDAGGYTDGQVLAGTPLTGPVEFLENGLRFTADVVAGQKTGFFLDQRDNRQEVRRRAEGKTVLNVFSYSGGFSVYALAGKCESVTELEISRPALEAARANAVLNFGEEVVASGRFSQLQGDAFEVLERLHAEGRTFDLVILDPPAFAKSKKDKPNALRAYQRLAQAGARVTSKRGTLFAASCSAPVGAEEFYRAVAQGLKSAGRTPRNELKTGHALDHPVSFREGAYLKGVFLEFSG; the protein is encoded by the coding sequence GTGCGTTCCGGCAAAATCAAAATCAAGGTTTCGAAAACCGTGCAGAAGCGCATCCTGAACGGCGATCCGTGGGTGCGGTTCTACCAGATGAAAGACCGCAAGGTATCGGGTTCCGCCGGCGAGCTGGGCGTGGTGTACGACTCCGCCAACAAGTTCCTCGCCATCGGCCTGTTCGATCCCTACTCCGACATCCGCCTGCGTATTCTGCAAACCCGCCAGCCGGTGATCGTAGACCGCGACTTCTTCATGCAGAGACTGCGTGCGGCGGCGGCATTGCGCCAAGGGCTGACAGTGGAAGGAACGACGGGATACCGTCTCGTCAACGGCGAAAACGACGCCTTGCCGGGGCTGGTGGTGGACCGTTACGCGGAAACGCAGATTGTGAAGGTGTACACCTCCGCATGGTTGCCGCACCTGCCGATCCTCGTTGCGTTGTTGACGGAAGAGTTCGGCGCGGAGCGGTTGATCCTGCGTCTCAGCCGCCACGTGCAGAAAGTCGATGCGGGCGGGTATACCGACGGACAGGTGCTGGCGGGCACGCCGTTGACGGGCCCGGTCGAGTTTTTGGAAAACGGGTTGCGTTTCACAGCCGATGTGGTGGCGGGACAGAAGACGGGGTTCTTTCTCGATCAGCGCGACAACCGGCAGGAAGTGCGCCGCCGTGCCGAAGGCAAAACGGTGCTCAACGTGTTCAGCTACAGCGGAGGGTTTTCAGTGTATGCGCTGGCGGGAAAATGCGAATCGGTTACGGAATTGGAAATCAGCCGTCCGGCACTCGAAGCGGCCCGCGCCAACGCGGTGTTGAATTTCGGTGAAGAAGTGGTGGCTTCCGGGCGGTTTTCGCAATTGCAGGGAGACGCGTTTGAGGTGTTGGAACGCCTGCACGCGGAGGGCAGAACATTCGACCTGGTGATTCTCGATCCGCCGGCGTTCGCCAAAAGCAAAAAGGACAAGCCCAACGCGCTCCGCGCCTATCAACGGCTGGCGCAGGCGGGGGCGCGGGTGACTTCAAAACGCGGAACTCTGTTTGCGGCGTCGTGTTCCGCCCCGGTGGGAGCGGAGGAATTTTACCGCGCGGTGGCGCAGGGGCTGAAATCCGCGGGCCGCACGCCCAGAAACGAGCTCAAAACCGGTCATGCGCTGGACCACCCGGTGAGCTTCCGGGAGGGGGCGTACCTCAAGGGCGTGTTTCTGGAATTTTCCGGTTAA